A region of Cucumis melo cultivar AY chromosome 2, USDA_Cmelo_AY_1.0, whole genome shotgun sequence DNA encodes the following proteins:
- the LOC103487192 gene encoding uncharacterized protein LOC103487192 — MAPLLLLQGDELRKLAILVRNQEVDILGNLTFQSEQEQAKYLRNVGDNYHATLKLLDDADDIKQMFKDDETKSSIAHETYSYVEKAVNISLQAVRNYALRTNYLSKIGAHSKDIFEALKTLDPENVTNVARLAKEANQYNESMQQVMLNHQSPASRNFSKWLKESGTKFEDLVTRYQNKRGFSGLFKNLTDEEKLLVYNDIIVASGRGSVVADTLSTISGVAGILFLILATGVIVWDIFTSEHVLQTVTKDVMVTVATVGGAMVGQVVGAALPTLAGVEASALFLMATAVIGSVVGAFVVGAFVGWLVDHIFSSGGHYPHNTDNHTCYVAPLPDGEAIARQIVHQ; from the exons ATGGCTCCTCTTTTGCTTCTTCAAGGTGATGAACTACGGAAACTTGCAATATTGGTTCGAAACCAAGAGGTTGATATATTAGGGAATCTCACTTTCCAATCTGAGCAAGAACAAGCCAAATATTTGAGGAATGTGGGAGATAATTACCATGCAACACTAAAGCTTTTGGATGATGCAGATGACATCAAACAAATGTTCAAAGACGATgaaactaaatcttcaattgcTCATGAAACGTATTCTTATGTGGAAAAAGCTGTTAACATCTCACTTCAAGCAGTAAGGAACTATGCACTGCGAACAAACTATCTTTCAAAGATTGGTGCGCACTCAAAAGACATTTTTGAAGCACTAAAAACCTTAGATCCAGAGAATGTAACCAATGTGGCTCGTTTAGCCAAAGAGGCTAATCAATATAACGAGAGTATGCAGCAAGTCATGCTAAACCATCAAAGTCCAGCTTCACGCAACTTTTCCAAATGGTTAAAAGAGAGTGGAACTAAGTTTGAAGATCTTGTCACAAG GTACCAAAATAAGCGTGGTTTTTCGGGGCTTTTCAAGAATTTGACAGATGAAGAAAAGTTGCTG GTGTATAACGACATCATTGTGGCTTCTGGACGAGGAAGTGTGGTAGCAGACACGTTATCAACGATCTCTGGTGTAGCAGGCATTTTGTTTCTCATCCTTGCAACTGGAGTAATTGTATGGGACATCTTTACATCTGAACATGTTCTCCAAACAGTAACAAAGGATGTGATGGTGACTGTAGCAACAGTGGGTGGGGCAATGGTTGGACAAGTTGTGGGAGCTGCCTTGCCAACTTTAGCTGGTGTTGAAGCTTCTGCTCTATTTTTGATGGCCACTGCAGTCATAGGTAGCGTTGTCGGAGCTTTTGTAGTAGGTGCCTTTGTTGGTTGGTTGGTTGATCATATCTTTAGCTCCGGAGGGCATTATCCCCACAACACTGACAACCACACTTGCTATGTCGCCCCATTGCCCGATGGTGAGGCCATCGCACGTCAAATTGTTCACCAGTAG